A stretch of the Enterobacter mori genome encodes the following:
- a CDS encoding ABC transporter permease: MSLVDYAAAARKRVPAWKGMEWQPGLWLAWAVIIAAALAAVAPGLFTHYSPIEGIAGAQRLAPQADHWLGTDQLGRDVYARIVYGASHSLSAALAAVTMGLLVGTGLGVVAGAFAGRVESLLMRFVDVLLSIPSLLLSLTVIILLGFGTVNAAIAVGVASIASFARLARGEVVRIRHTDYVEAAYGSGGTFFAVLWRHILPNSLTAVLAFATLQFGQAILALSTLSFLGYGTPPPVPEWGLLIAEGRNYLSTAWWLTTFPGVVVIAVVLATNRISQQFSGGLK; the protein is encoded by the coding sequence ATGAGTCTGGTCGATTACGCTGCCGCCGCGCGAAAACGCGTTCCAGCGTGGAAGGGTATGGAATGGCAACCGGGACTGTGGTTGGCCTGGGCGGTCATTATCGCCGCCGCGCTCGCCGCCGTTGCGCCGGGTCTGTTTACTCACTACAGCCCGATTGAAGGGATTGCCGGTGCACAGCGTCTGGCTCCGCAGGCCGATCACTGGCTCGGAACCGATCAGCTTGGCCGCGACGTGTACGCCCGCATTGTTTACGGCGCGTCGCACTCGCTGAGCGCCGCGCTGGCCGCCGTCACCATGGGGCTGTTGGTCGGTACCGGGCTGGGCGTGGTGGCCGGGGCGTTCGCCGGGCGCGTCGAGTCTCTGCTGATGCGTTTTGTTGATGTATTGCTGTCGATTCCGTCCCTGCTGCTTTCCCTGACCGTGATCATTCTGCTCGGTTTTGGCACCGTCAACGCCGCCATCGCCGTAGGCGTCGCCTCGATTGCCAGCTTTGCCCGCCTCGCGCGCGGTGAAGTCGTGCGCATCCGGCATACCGATTACGTCGAAGCGGCGTACGGCAGCGGCGGAACGTTCTTCGCCGTGCTGTGGCGACACATTTTGCCCAACTCGTTAACCGCCGTTCTGGCGTTCGCCACGCTGCAGTTTGGTCAGGCTATCCTGGCGCTGTCCACGCTGAGCTTCCTCGGTTATGGCACTCCGCCCCCCGTTCCGGAATGGGGCTTACTGATTGCCGAAGGCCGTAACTATCTCTCTACCGCCTGGTGGTTAACGACCTTCCCCGGCGTGGTCGTCATCGCCGTCGTGCTGGCCACCAACCGTATCAGCCAGCAGTTTAGCGGAGGCCTGAAATGA
- the fdnI gene encoding formate dehydrogenase-N subunit gamma, translating into MSKSKMIVRTKFIDRACHWTVVICFFLVAVSGISFFFPTLQWLTETFGTPQMGRILHPFFGVLIFVVLMFMFVRFVHHNIPDKQDIPWVKGIVEVLKGNEHKVAKVGKYNAGQKMMFWTIMSMIFVLLVTGVIIWRPYFAQYFPIQVIRYALLIHATSAIILIHAILIHMYMAFWVKGSIKGMIEGKVSRRWAQKHHPRWYRDVERLEAKKESTEGMK; encoded by the coding sequence ATGAGTAAGTCGAAAATGATTGTGCGCACGAAGTTTATCGACCGCGCCTGTCACTGGACGGTGGTGATCTGCTTCTTCCTGGTGGCGGTATCGGGCATTTCGTTCTTCTTCCCGACGCTGCAGTGGCTGACCGAAACCTTCGGTACGCCGCAGATGGGGCGCATTCTGCATCCGTTCTTCGGCGTGCTGATTTTCGTGGTGCTGATGTTTATGTTCGTGCGCTTTGTCCATCACAACATTCCGGACAAGCAGGACATCCCGTGGGTGAAAGGGATCGTTGAAGTCCTGAAGGGCAACGAGCATAAAGTCGCGAAGGTGGGGAAATACAACGCCGGACAGAAGATGATGTTCTGGACCATCATGAGCATGATTTTTGTGCTGCTGGTGACCGGGGTGATTATCTGGCGTCCGTATTTTGCGCAGTATTTCCCGATTCAGGTGATTCGCTATGCGCTGCTCATCCACGCCACGTCTGCCATCATTCTGATCCACGCCATCCTGATCCATATGTATATGGCGTTCTGGGTGAAAGGGTCGATTAAAGGGATGATTGAAGGGAAGGTGAGCCGCCGCTGGGCGCAGAAACACCATCCGCGCTGGTATCGTGATGTGGAAAGGCTGGAAGCGAAAAAGGAAAGTACGGAAGGGATGAAGTAA
- a CDS encoding dipeptide ABC transporter ATP-binding protein, translating into MTVLSVENLTISYRTARQWQEVVHNVSFTLQRGEMLAFVGESGSGKTSTAQAIMGLLADNARRDAGKIILNGEEISQWSAKRLDTLRGARISLVPQDPGNSLNPVKTIGAQVGEIIELHQKVTHAQRDEQVLALLTKVGLSHPEKRMKQYPHQLSGGMKQRVLIAIAIALRPDVIVADEPTSALDVTVQKRILDLLDALRRESGTAVLFVTHDLALAAQRADRLLVFRHGEVQEHGATHDIVRAPQHAYTRQLLSDLHGQRLTIAPVSGRPLASPAIRALSISKQFSLGKGHQLQALDDVSFDVTRGSTHALVGESGSGKTTLARILLGFEQADSGRVIIDDIDATTLSREARRQLRQKIQFVYQNPFASLDPHQTLFEIIEEPLKNFARLSKAERKVRVETVAQRVALPLDVLGRKARELSGGQRQRVAIARALILEPTLIVLDEATSALDVTVQAQILALLQQLQQQLGLTYLFITHDLATVRRIAHTVTVLQGGKVIEHGAVETLFSAPQNDYTRELIDAIPHFSPVTEEFA; encoded by the coding sequence ATGACCGTTCTCTCAGTGGAAAATTTGACGATTAGCTACCGCACCGCCCGTCAGTGGCAAGAAGTGGTGCATAACGTCAGCTTTACCCTCCAGCGGGGGGAAATGCTGGCGTTTGTGGGCGAGTCAGGTTCTGGAAAAACGAGCACCGCACAGGCGATCATGGGTTTGCTGGCCGACAACGCCCGGCGTGATGCGGGCAAAATCATCCTCAACGGCGAGGAGATAAGCCAATGGTCAGCTAAACGTCTCGATACCCTTCGTGGCGCGCGGATTAGCCTCGTCCCGCAGGATCCGGGTAATTCACTCAACCCGGTGAAAACCATCGGTGCGCAGGTTGGTGAAATAATTGAACTACACCAAAAAGTGACCCACGCACAGCGTGATGAACAGGTACTCGCCCTGCTGACTAAAGTGGGGTTGAGCCACCCCGAAAAGCGCATGAAACAGTATCCCCATCAACTCTCCGGCGGCATGAAACAGCGCGTGTTGATTGCCATCGCCATTGCCCTGCGACCGGACGTGATCGTTGCCGACGAGCCGACCAGCGCGCTGGATGTGACGGTGCAAAAGCGCATTCTGGATCTGCTGGACGCCCTTCGCCGGGAGTCTGGTACCGCCGTACTGTTTGTGACACATGACCTGGCGCTGGCCGCACAGCGCGCCGACAGGCTGCTGGTGTTCCGCCACGGTGAAGTGCAGGAGCACGGCGCGACCCATGATATCGTACGCGCCCCGCAGCATGCCTATACCCGCCAGCTGTTAAGCGATTTACACGGCCAGCGTCTGACTATCGCTCCGGTTTCGGGACGTCCGCTCGCCTCGCCTGCCATTCGCGCGCTGTCCATCAGCAAGCAGTTCTCGTTGGGTAAAGGGCATCAGCTTCAGGCGCTGGACGACGTCAGTTTTGACGTGACGCGCGGCAGTACACATGCCTTAGTCGGCGAATCGGGATCGGGCAAAACCACCCTTGCCCGCATTTTGCTCGGGTTTGAGCAGGCGGACAGCGGGCGGGTGATTATCGATGATATTGATGCCACCACGCTCAGCCGGGAGGCACGTCGACAACTGCGTCAGAAGATCCAGTTCGTCTACCAGAACCCGTTTGCCTCGCTCGACCCGCATCAGACGCTGTTTGAGATTATTGAAGAGCCATTGAAAAATTTCGCCCGTCTCAGTAAAGCGGAGCGTAAGGTCCGCGTGGAGACGGTTGCGCAGCGGGTGGCTCTGCCGCTCGACGTGCTGGGGCGTAAGGCGCGGGAACTCTCTGGCGGGCAGCGCCAGCGCGTGGCCATTGCCCGGGCGCTGATCCTGGAGCCGACCCTTATCGTTCTGGATGAAGCCACCTCCGCGCTGGACGTTACCGTGCAGGCGCAAATTCTGGCGCTTCTCCAGCAGCTGCAGCAACAGCTTGGGCTGACCTATCTCTTTATCACACACGATCTGGCAACGGTTCGCCGCATAGCCCACACCGTCACCGTGCTGCAAGGCGGTAAAGTCATCGAGCATGGCGCCGTTGAGACGTTGTTCAGCGCCCCGCAGAACGACTATACCCGCGAGCTGATCGACGCTATTCCCCATTTTTCACCCGTTACGGAGGAGTTCGCATGA
- the fdxH gene encoding formate dehydrogenase subunit beta — protein MAMETQDIIKRSATNPITPAPRARDYKAEVAKLIDVSSCVGCKACQVACSEWNDIRDEVGHCVGVYDNPADLSAKSWTVMRFSETDQNGRLEWLIRKDGCMHCEDPGCLKACPSAGAIIQYANGIVDFQQDNCIGCGYCIAGCPFNIPRLNKEDNRVYKCTLCVDRVSVGQEPACVKTCPTGAIHFGTKKEMLDVAQERVDKLKARGYENAGVYNPQGVGGTHVMYVLHHNDQPELYHNLPKEPAIDTSISLWKGALKPLSAAGFIATFAGLIYHYIGIGPNKEVDDDDEEEHHE, from the coding sequence ATGGCGATGGAAACACAAGACATTATCAAACGCTCCGCGACAAACCCGATAACGCCCGCGCCTCGCGCGCGGGACTACAAGGCAGAAGTCGCCAAGCTTATCGATGTCTCCTCCTGCGTGGGCTGTAAAGCCTGCCAGGTGGCCTGCTCGGAGTGGAACGATATCCGCGATGAGGTCGGGCACTGCGTTGGGGTCTACGACAATCCGGCCGATCTGAGCGCCAAATCCTGGACGGTGATGCGCTTTAGCGAAACCGACCAGAACGGCAGGCTGGAGTGGCTGATCCGCAAAGACGGCTGTATGCACTGTGAAGATCCGGGCTGCCTGAAGGCGTGCCCGTCTGCCGGTGCGATTATTCAGTACGCCAACGGGATCGTCGACTTCCAGCAGGACAACTGCATCGGCTGCGGGTACTGCATTGCGGGCTGTCCGTTTAATATCCCGCGCCTCAATAAAGAGGATAACCGGGTATACAAATGCACCCTGTGCGTGGACCGCGTCAGCGTTGGGCAGGAGCCAGCCTGCGTCAAGACCTGTCCCACCGGGGCTATCCACTTTGGCACCAAGAAAGAGATGCTGGATGTGGCGCAGGAGCGAGTGGACAAGCTGAAAGCGCGCGGCTACGAGAATGCGGGCGTTTATAACCCGCAGGGCGTGGGCGGTACGCACGTGATGTACGTGCTGCACCATAACGACCAGCCGGAGCTTTACCACAATCTGCCGAAGGAACCGGCGATCGATACCTCGATCAGCCTGTGGAAAGGCGCGCTGAAGCCGCTCTCTGCGGCGGGCTTTATCGCCACCTTCGCGGGGCTGATTTATCACTACATCGGGATCGGGCCAAACAAAGAGGTGGATGACGACGACGAGGAGGAACACCATGAGTAA
- a CDS encoding putative FMN-dependent luciferase-like monooxygenase, with translation MTRKRLGFFTRLLDDATPKERYRLATEQIRHAERHGFDSAWIAQHHFHENEGGLPSPLLFLAHVAAHTETIRLGTAIITLPMENPLRVAEDAAVLDLLANGRLEVGFGSGGTPTSFLPFGLTFEERGAVFADHLHAIQSAWRGDSLTHPDNHLYPPAPQLADRIWIATFSVDGAVRAARAGHGLMLSRTQPRPVEQLDLTLDQIQNPIVDAYLDALPTGIAPRILASRTAFVADSDDYALKVATPGLIRQAQQHRAAGHRVTGDTVTDYRRQFDAHIGSPETVLNSLKADTVLARATDISFQVHSVEPSHRDTLRSIELIAEHIAPHIV, from the coding sequence ATGACGCGAAAACGCCTGGGCTTTTTCACTCGCCTGCTTGACGACGCCACGCCAAAGGAGCGCTATCGACTGGCAACCGAACAGATCCGCCACGCCGAGCGCCACGGTTTTGACAGCGCCTGGATTGCACAGCATCACTTTCATGAAAACGAAGGCGGGCTGCCCTCGCCGCTGCTGTTTTTGGCACACGTTGCCGCGCATACCGAAACCATCCGCCTGGGTACGGCCATCATTACCCTGCCGATGGAAAACCCGCTCCGCGTAGCGGAAGATGCCGCCGTGCTCGATTTACTCGCCAATGGACGTCTTGAAGTCGGTTTTGGTTCCGGCGGCACGCCAACCTCTTTTCTGCCGTTTGGCCTGACGTTTGAAGAACGCGGCGCGGTCTTCGCTGACCATTTGCACGCGATCCAAAGCGCCTGGCGCGGGGATTCGCTTACCCATCCGGATAACCACCTTTATCCGCCTGCGCCACAGCTGGCCGACCGTATCTGGATTGCCACGTTCTCCGTCGACGGTGCCGTGCGCGCCGCGCGGGCCGGTCATGGGCTGATGCTGTCTCGTACCCAGCCTCGCCCCGTTGAACAGTTAGATTTAACGCTCGACCAAATCCAAAACCCGATCGTTGACGCCTATCTTGACGCGCTACCCACCGGTATCGCGCCACGCATCCTGGCCTCACGTACGGCGTTCGTCGCCGACAGCGATGACTATGCGCTGAAGGTGGCGACACCGGGCTTAATCCGACAGGCGCAACAACATCGCGCGGCGGGACATAGGGTAACAGGTGACACTGTCACGGATTATCGCAGGCAGTTCGATGCGCATATCGGGTCGCCGGAAACGGTACTGAACTCGCTTAAAGCGGACACCGTCCTGGCGCGCGCCACGGATATCTCATTCCAGGTGCATTCGGTAGAACCTTCTCACCGGGACACCCTGCGATCGATTGAATTGATTGCAGAACACATCGCCCCCCACATTGTTTGA
- a CDS encoding alkylhydroperoxidase domain protein — translation MALSQDILAELAEIVPGSPLAEARATRDAATRHAQGSYEILFSQQDATFALDERFAVAAKVAKWHNAEALAAHYAGFGLADPTSGRLTAALNFARLLTFSPVDATPGALQALVKAGWSKDGIVTLAQLIAFVSFQSRLIAGLRLLNDKPIAASDAPVVAGAWHTNAVTATGKAAPVAFTRQELGWEPWIAAKPLAEFNDDEVAILAKFGHTESDYFRLLGRNLPVLEQRTLTDKGIFYTPGGLPRAERELAATVASKINGCIYCASVHARKASQLSKDDGAVETLLAVRPGHSLSEGQSARWQAEINYAAALSVTPPATTPGHLAELEKQKLDTLEQLDLLQSAAFFAWANRLMLTLGEPWLP, via the coding sequence ATGGCTTTAAGTCAGGATATTCTCGCCGAACTGGCGGAAATCGTGCCCGGTTCGCCGCTGGCAGAGGCGCGGGCCACGCGTGACGCAGCCACGCGTCACGCTCAGGGCAGTTATGAGATTTTATTCAGCCAGCAGGATGCGACATTTGCGCTGGATGAACGCTTTGCCGTGGCGGCGAAGGTCGCAAAATGGCACAACGCAGAGGCGCTGGCGGCGCACTATGCCGGATTTGGGCTGGCCGATCCGACCTCCGGGCGCCTGACCGCTGCGCTGAACTTTGCCCGTCTGCTCACCTTCTCACCTGTCGACGCCACACCCGGCGCATTGCAGGCGCTTGTAAAGGCGGGATGGAGCAAAGACGGCATTGTCACTCTTGCTCAGCTGATCGCTTTCGTCAGCTTCCAGAGCCGACTCATTGCCGGGCTGCGTTTACTGAATGATAAACCCATCGCGGCCAGCGATGCGCCCGTCGTAGCGGGGGCATGGCACACCAACGCCGTCACGGCCACGGGTAAAGCGGCTCCCGTCGCGTTCACCCGGCAGGAACTGGGCTGGGAGCCATGGATTGCCGCTAAGCCTCTGGCAGAATTTAACGATGATGAAGTGGCTATTCTCGCCAAATTTGGCCATACCGAATCTGACTATTTCCGCCTGCTGGGGCGCAACCTGCCGGTTCTTGAACAGCGCACGTTAACGGATAAAGGGATTTTTTACACGCCGGGAGGATTACCGCGTGCTGAACGCGAGCTGGCCGCGACGGTAGCCAGTAAAATCAACGGCTGCATTTACTGCGCATCTGTCCATGCGCGCAAAGCGAGCCAGCTTTCAAAGGATGACGGCGCGGTGGAAACGCTTCTGGCCGTCAGGCCGGGACACTCCCTGAGCGAGGGGCAGTCTGCGCGCTGGCAGGCGGAAATTAATTATGCGGCGGCGCTGTCGGTCACGCCACCGGCCACCACGCCGGGCCATCTGGCTGAGCTGGAAAAACAGAAACTGGATACGCTTGAACAGCTCGACCTGCTTCAATCTGCCGCGTTCTTTGCCTGGGCCAACCGTCTGATGTTGACCCTGGGCGAGCCCTGGCTTCCCTGA
- the araJ gene encoding MFS transporter AraJ: protein MKKTIFSLALGTFGLGMAEFGVMGVLTELAKDTGISIPSAGNMISFYAFGVVIGAPIVALFSSRFSLKSTLSFLVALCVIGNAIFSISHSYVGLATGRLISGFPHGAIFGVGAIILSKIAPPGKVTVAVAGMIAGMTVANLVGVPLGTWLGHEYSWRYTFFLIAAFDALVILSVLLWVPTLHDKSEIKLTAQFHFLKKPEPWLIFAATMFGNAGVFAWFSFVKPFMVNVSGFSEGMMTVIMMLMGFGMVLGNLLSGKLSGRFSPLRIAATTDMVIVASLLLLFAFGELKTASLLMGFVCCAGLFALSAPLQILLLQNAKGGEMLGAAGGQMAFNLGSAVGAYFGGMMITLGFSWSYVTLPAALLSFAAMTSLLMYGHLRAKKRQANARALA, encoded by the coding sequence ATGAAAAAAACAATTTTTTCGCTGGCGCTTGGTACGTTTGGTCTGGGAATGGCCGAATTCGGCGTGATGGGCGTGTTGACGGAACTGGCGAAGGACACCGGGATTTCGATTCCCTCTGCCGGGAACATGATCTCCTTTTACGCCTTCGGCGTGGTGATCGGCGCACCGATTGTGGCGCTGTTTTCCAGCCGGTTCTCTCTGAAATCAACATTATCGTTCTTAGTGGCGTTATGCGTCATTGGGAATGCCATATTCAGCATTTCACATTCTTACGTCGGGCTGGCGACAGGCCGATTAATTTCCGGATTCCCTCACGGCGCGATTTTCGGCGTAGGGGCGATAATTCTCTCCAAAATTGCGCCGCCGGGAAAAGTCACGGTCGCGGTGGCCGGAATGATCGCTGGAATGACCGTTGCTAATCTTGTTGGCGTACCGCTCGGGACGTGGCTTGGGCATGAATACAGCTGGCGCTACACCTTTTTCCTGATTGCTGCCTTTGATGCGCTGGTGATCCTCTCCGTGTTGCTGTGGGTACCAACACTGCACGATAAATCAGAGATCAAATTGACCGCGCAGTTCCATTTCCTGAAGAAACCAGAGCCCTGGCTTATTTTCGCCGCCACCATGTTTGGCAACGCCGGTGTCTTCGCCTGGTTCAGCTTCGTAAAGCCGTTTATGGTCAATGTATCGGGTTTCTCCGAAGGCATGATGACCGTCATTATGATGCTGATGGGGTTCGGCATGGTGTTGGGCAATTTGCTGAGCGGTAAACTCTCGGGGCGGTTTAGCCCGCTGCGCATTGCGGCTACCACTGACATGGTGATTGTCGCCTCACTGTTGCTGCTTTTCGCCTTTGGAGAACTGAAAACGGCCTCGCTGTTGATGGGCTTTGTCTGTTGTGCAGGCCTGTTCGCACTTTCCGCACCGCTGCAAATTCTTCTGCTTCAGAATGCGAAAGGGGGTGAAATGCTGGGGGCGGCGGGCGGACAGATGGCCTTTAATCTGGGTAGCGCTGTAGGGGCATACTTTGGGGGCATGATGATTACGCTCGGCTTTAGCTGGAGCTATGTCACGCTTCCTGCGGCGTTGTTGTCCTTCGCGGCGATGACCTCACTGTTGATGTATGGCCATCTGCGCGCCAAAAAGCGTCAGGCCAACGCGCGCGCGCTGGCCTGA
- the ppk2 gene encoding polyphosphate kinase 2, with protein sequence MGSKKKSSVAVDVETNAPLKTKEYEQELRRLHVELVKLQQWVVAKGLKVCIVFEGRDGAGKGGTIKAITERVSPRVFRVVALPAPTDKEKSQLYFQRYVPHLPSAGEIVIFDRSWYNRAGVERVMGFCTEEQVEKFLDGTPVMEKAMVDAGIILLKYWLEVTPKEQERRLRDRINDGRKTWKLSPMDIKSFNLWDEYTLARDAMFKATDTAWAPWFVARSEDKKRVRLNIISHLLSQIPYKEIHVEKVDLPKRKIGKVKPTKYPFRYVEERF encoded by the coding sequence ATGGGAAGTAAAAAGAAAAGCAGTGTCGCTGTTGATGTCGAAACGAATGCACCGCTGAAGACCAAAGAGTATGAACAAGAGCTTCGTCGCCTCCACGTTGAACTGGTTAAACTCCAGCAGTGGGTTGTCGCCAAAGGATTAAAAGTCTGTATTGTGTTTGAAGGACGCGACGGCGCCGGTAAAGGCGGCACCATCAAAGCGATCACCGAGCGCGTCAGCCCGCGCGTCTTCCGCGTTGTCGCGTTGCCCGCCCCCACCGATAAAGAGAAAAGCCAGCTCTACTTCCAGCGTTACGTGCCGCATCTGCCCTCTGCCGGTGAAATCGTCATCTTCGACCGCAGCTGGTATAACCGCGCGGGCGTCGAGCGCGTGATGGGGTTCTGTACCGAGGAGCAGGTGGAGAAATTTTTGGACGGCACGCCGGTCATGGAAAAAGCGATGGTGGATGCCGGTATTATCCTGCTGAAGTACTGGCTGGAAGTCACCCCCAAAGAACAGGAGCGCCGCCTTCGCGACCGCATTAACGATGGTCGTAAAACCTGGAAGCTGTCCCCGATGGACATTAAATCTTTCAACCTTTGGGACGAATACACGCTCGCGCGCGACGCGATGTTTAAAGCCACCGACACCGCCTGGGCACCGTGGTTTGTGGCACGTTCAGAAGATAAAAAACGCGTGCGGCTAAATATTATTTCGCACCTGCTTTCACAAATCCCGTATAAAGAAATACACGTAGAGAAGGTGGATTTACCGAAGCGCAAAATCGGCAAAGTCAAACCCACAAAATACCCGTTCCGCTATGTGGAAGAGCGGTTCTGA